A window of the Tachysurus fulvidraco isolate hzauxx_2018 chromosome 6, HZAU_PFXX_2.0, whole genome shotgun sequence genome harbors these coding sequences:
- the gpr34b gene encoding probable G-protein coupled receptor 34b isoform X5 yields the protein MSELDYSRTCTRINGTVCNESCFLKPEDYHFTVLPWLYLFLAILGFLTNGLAALDLWKTEKTPRVIFTLNLVVSDLMLCSSFPFRMAYYIHSSQWKPNTVVCSATEFIMVSCFYVNIYCNMSFLLWTSINRCVTVVQLRCSLLKIFKHPRLCWFLCLSTWIVGLTFVTGSIIYKIGLKYTGKDLKSCFDQVLNRKTDQMNGLHSIGVGIFSFMLGLMLVSYGLLIFHLYKVPVLAQQK from the exons ATGTCAGAACTGGACTATTCAAGAACCTGCACTAGAATCAACGGGACAGTCTGCAATGAAAG CTGTTTCCTGAAACCTGAAGACTACCACTTCACTGTTCTGCCTTGGCTTTATCTCTTTCTGGCTATCCTGGGCTTCCTGACCAACGGATTGGCCGCACTGGACCTCTGGAAGACAGAAAAGACACCCAGAGTCATCTTCACTTTAAACCTAGTGGTCTCTGACCTGATGCTGTGCAGTAGCTTTCCCTTTAGAATGGCTTACTATATACATAGTTCCCAGTGGAAGCCAAACACTGTGGTCTGCTCTGCGACTGAATTTATTATGGTGTCTTGTTTCTATGTCAACATCTATTGCAATATGAGTTTCTTGCTATGGACCAGCATCAATCgatgtgttacagtagtacagctGCGCTGCAGTCTGTTAAAAATCTTCAAGCATCCACGTCTCTGTTGGTTCCTCTGCCTCAGCACCTGGATAGTGGGATTAACATTTGTCACTGGctctataatatataaaataggcCTGAAATACACAGGGAAAGACCTAAAATCCTGCTTTGATCAGGTATTAAATAGAAAAACTGATCAAATGAATGGCCTGCACAGCATTGGTGTGGGAATCTTCTCCTTCATGCTGGGCTTGATGCTGGTCAGCTACGGGCTGCTGATATTCCATTTGTACAAG
- the gpr34b gene encoding probable G-protein coupled receptor 34b isoform X3, translating to MAEYNFHKTVPSTAGIQKTNNLTTTCSNNTLNDGTLRVPLAVFYSLFFLFGSGGNMLALWVFLRMHSKKNSVRIFLINLALADLVFMACLPFRVVYHANNNYWNMHPVICRVVGNAFYMNMYVSIFLLGVISIDRYVKLQRIWSKQRFLSRKQSIITCCLLWVTTAVFITPLIALGGDHTSSEKCFEYKHLQNAKWKAYINIVVVFAFWVVYGILVFSYGKIAMGLLQISKEKPDFPNAAKYSRTARKSFFVLFLFTLCFVPYHIVRIFYIYTQITDISCQWIQLVDKMNELSLLLSAFNSCLDPVMYFLLCGSVRRTVLQALQRSFCQKTSDYSSSSYDKGRNQREHGTQSNTSTL from the coding sequence ATGGCAGAGTACAATTTCCACAAGACCGTCCCCAGTACTGCaggaatacaaaaaacaaataatctaaCCACAACCTGCTCAAATAACACTTTGAATGATGGCACTCTCCGGGTTCCACTAGCTGTCTTCTACTCACTCTTCTTCCTGTTTGGATCAGGCGGCAACATGCTAGCCCTCTGGGTGTTCCTGCGAATGCACTCCAAGAAGAATTCAGTGCGCATCTTCCTCATTAACCTGGCTCTGGCGGATTTGGTCTTCATGGCCTGTCTGCCCTTCCGTGTGGTTTACCATGCCAATAATAACTACTGGAACATGCATCCTGTGATCTGCAGGGTAGTGGGCAATGCTTTCTACATGAACATGTACGTAAGCATTTTTCTGCTGGGGGTTATTAGTATAGATCGTTATGTGAAACTGCAAAGGATCTGGAGCAAGCAGAGGTTCCTCAGCAGGAAGCAGAGCATTATCACATGTTGCCTCCTCTGGGTAACAACTGCTGTCTTCATAACACCTCTAATTGCCTTGGGTGGAGATCATACATCATCAGAAAAGTGTTTCGAGTACAAACACCTGCAGAATGCCAAATGGAAGGCTTACATAAACatagttgttgtgtttgctttcTGGGTGGTCTATGGCATTCTTGTATTCTCTTATGGAAAGATAGCAATGGGGTTGCTTCAGATCTCTAAGGAGAAGCCAGACTTTCCAAATGCAGCCAAGTACAGCAGAACAGCTCGGAAGTCCTTCTTTGTCCTCTTTCTCTTCACCTTGTGCTTTGTACCCTATCACATTGTGAGGATCTTTTATATCTacacacagatcacagacaTTTCATGTCAGTGGATTCAGTTAGTGGACAAGATGAATGAGTTATCTCTGTTGTTGTCTGCATTCAACAGCTGTCTGGATCCAGTGATGTACTTTTTGCTATGCGGCTCAGTGCGCAGGACAGTACTGCAGGCACTGCAAAGAAGCTTCTGTCAGAAGACTTCTGACTACAGCAGCTCCAGCTACGATAAGGGAAGAAACCAAAGGGAGCATGGTACACAAAGCAATACCAGCACGTTGTAA
- the gpr34b gene encoding probable G-protein coupled receptor 34b isoform X4 gives MAEYNFHKTVPSTAGIQKTNNLTTTCSNNTLNDGTLRVPLAVFYSLFFLFGSGGNMLALWVFLRMHSKKNSVRIFLINLALADLVFMACLPFRVVYHANNNYWNMHPVICRVVGNAFYMNMYVSIFLLGVISIDRYVKLQRIWSKQRFLSRKQSIITCCLLWVTTAVFITPLIALGGDHTSSEKCFEYKHLQNAKWKAYINIVVVFAFWVVYGILVFSYGKIAMGLLQISKEKPDFPNAAKYSRTARKSFFVLFLFTLCFVPYHILSGSSDVLFAMRLSAQDSTAGTAKKLLSEDF, from the exons ATGGCAGAGTACAATTTCCACAAGACCGTCCCCAGTACTGCaggaatacaaaaaacaaataatctaaCCACAACCTGCTCAAATAACACTTTGAATGATGGCACTCTCCGGGTTCCACTAGCTGTCTTCTACTCACTCTTCTTCCTGTTTGGATCAGGCGGCAACATGCTAGCCCTCTGGGTGTTCCTGCGAATGCACTCCAAGAAGAATTCAGTGCGCATCTTCCTCATTAACCTGGCTCTGGCGGATTTGGTCTTCATGGCCTGTCTGCCCTTCCGTGTGGTTTACCATGCCAATAATAACTACTGGAACATGCATCCTGTGATCTGCAGGGTAGTGGGCAATGCTTTCTACATGAACATGTACGTAAGCATTTTTCTGCTGGGGGTTATTAGTATAGATCGTTATGTGAAACTGCAAAGGATCTGGAGCAAGCAGAGGTTCCTCAGCAGGAAGCAGAGCATTATCACATGTTGCCTCCTCTGGGTAACAACTGCTGTCTTCATAACACCTCTAATTGCCTTGGGTGGAGATCATACATCATCAGAAAAGTGTTTCGAGTACAAACACCTGCAGAATGCCAAATGGAAGGCTTACATAAACatagttgttgtgtttgctttcTGGGTGGTCTATGGCATTCTTGTATTCTCTTATGGAAAGATAGCAATGGGGTTGCTTCAGATCTCTAAGGAGAAGCCAGACTTTCCAAATGCAGCCAAGTACAGCAGAACAGCTCGGAAGTCCTTCTTTGTCCTCTTTCTCTTCACCTTGTGCTTTGTACCCTATCACATT CTGTCTGGATCCAGTGATGTACTTTTTGCTATGCGGCTCAGTGCGCAGGACAGTACTGCAGGCACTGCAAAGAAGCTTCTGTCAGAAGACTTCTGA